The following proteins are co-located in the Synechococcus sp. PROS-U-1 genome:
- a CDS encoding alpha/beta hydrolase: MRLKPFTRSSMLAVAAGLGLGWSSVMQPLHAATDVALVSGAFRRSIPVKEFEHLAETGEAIGLLGDLLELSGQEPQEVSKMLNQSLELPLVLTSRLINTRIGEAILRRASRIIYPIYTPEPEVSVPAIRAGVINGLQSEEGLTAVSFLKGYPNAVMAVNLPALFGVIEKAESIAGLVQFFSDSPLDGMKDAQP; the protein is encoded by the coding sequence ATGCGTCTCAAGCCCTTCACCCGTTCCTCAATGCTTGCCGTAGCGGCAGGACTAGGACTCGGTTGGAGCAGCGTCATGCAACCTCTGCATGCCGCCACGGATGTGGCCCTTGTGAGTGGTGCCTTCCGCCGCTCAATTCCCGTCAAGGAATTTGAACACCTGGCTGAGACTGGTGAAGCCATCGGACTCTTGGGCGATCTGCTTGAACTCTCCGGGCAAGAGCCTCAGGAGGTGTCGAAAATGCTCAATCAAAGCCTCGAGCTTCCACTGGTGCTCACCAGCCGTTTAATCAACACACGAATCGGTGAAGCCATCCTGCGTCGTGCTTCACGCATCATCTACCCGATCTACACACCAGAACCTGAGGTCAGTGTTCCGGCGATCCGTGCCGGGGTGATCAATGGATTGCAAAGCGAAGAAGGTCTCACCGCGGTGAGCTTTCTCAAGGGCTATCCCAATGCCGTGATGGCGGTGAACCTGCCAGCCCTGTTTGGGGTCATTGAGAAAGCGGAATCAATTGCTGGCCTGGTGCAGTTTTTCTCCGACTCCCCTCTGGACGGGATGAAGGACGCGCAACCCTGA